TGAGAAAGAATAATATCCCCCCCAGGGGCATTTTCTAGTGTACCGGAAATGGTTACTGTGCCATCATTTTTAACTTCCTTTTCTGAACAGGCAGAAAAGCTAAAAATGAGTAATAAGGCAATTGCATTAATTCGATTTAGCATGGGTTTAATTCTCTAATAATTCGGTCAATAATTTCGTGGCAACTTTCGGGTCTGCTTTACCTTTGGATTTCTGCATCACTTGTCCCATAAACATCCCAATAAGCCCTTTTTTGCCTGACTTATACTGTTTTACCTTTGCTGCATTTTCCGCCAGAACCGCTTCAATGATAGGTTTAAGAGATCCCTCGTCACTTTCTTGAATCAGGTTCATTCGCTGGGCTATTTCCAAAGGACTTTCATTTGGAGATTGGAGCAGTGCGGGAAATATCTTTTGCGAAGCGGCTGTATGGCTCACCTTGTTTTCATCCACCAGGCTGATCAGAGATGCCAAAGATTGGCTACTTACTGGGAAATCATCCATTTGAAGGGCAAGTTCATTCAAAGCCGACTTCACCGGTCCCATCATCCAATTGGACGCAGCTTTGTAATTATTTGTTTTGGAACATAGTTCATCAAACCAGTGGGCTACTTCTTTTGCCTCCGTGAGAAAACTCGCATCATAGGCCGGTAAACCGTATTCTTCCACAAACTTTTTATGCAAATCTCTAGGCAAAACCGGCATGGAGGATTTCACGGCATTGAGCCATTCGTCAGAGATCACCACCGGACTGAGGTCTGGTTCGGGAAAATACCGGTAATCGTTCAGGTCTTCTTTGGTGCGCATACTCGAAGTCAGTCCTGTAGCAGCATCAAAGGTTCTGGTTTCAGAAATTACTTCCTCACCCGCTTCTATTAATCCAATCAAGCGTTCGTGTTCATGTTCGATGGCCCGAAATACATTTCTGAAGGAATTCATATTTTTCACCTCTACCTTCTTGCCCAGTTCGCTAGCCTCTTTCAATCTTACAGAAATATTGGCATCACAGCGAAGCGAACCTTCCTCCATATTTCCATCACATATATCCAGGTATTTCACCAGCTTTTTCACCTCCACTAAGAATGCATAGGCTTCTTCCGGGCTATTCAAATCAGGTTCGGTGACGATCTCTATGAGGGGAGTGCCCGCTCTGTTGAAATCTACCAAGGTATCTGCTTCTCCGGCCAAGTGAATTGATTTACCGGCATCCTCCTCCATGTGTACCCGGTTTAGCTGCACTTCCTTTTTGGTACCATCTGCCAATTCTATGGGAACCGTTCCTCCTACACAAATCGGCCCTTTGTCCTGAGTGAGCTGATATCCTTTGGGAAGATCCGGGTAAAAGTAGTTTTTCCTGGCAAAGACATTGTGACGTGTAATCTGCGAATTACAAGCCAAGCCCATCTTGATGGCATAGGCAATAGCTTTGCGATTTACTTTAGGCAAAGTACCGGGGTGCCCCAGGGTAATGACAGAAATCTGAGTGTTTGGAGCTTGTCCGTATAGATTGGCATCTGCAGCAAACATTTTACTTTCTGTCAATAGCTGGGCATGTACTTCCAGCCCGATCACCAATTGGTATTTATTCCGTATTTCCTCGCTTAGCATTTTGCTTCTTTTTCTGATCAGTTAAAGGTACAACTCCTTCGCTTTGGCTACTACATTTTCTAGTCCAGCGAGATTTTTTCCACCAGCAGTGGCAAAAAACGGCTGTCCTCCGCCCCCTCCTTGTATTTCTTTTGCCAAATCTCTCACGATTTGACCGGCATTTAGCGCTTTATTTTTAACTAATTCTTCGTCAATGATGACAGCTATCTGAGGCTTCTCACTAATATTTGCAGCTAGGATTACAAAAGCTTTTTCCACTTCATTTTTCAATTCGTAAGCCAGCTTTTTCAGTGAATCAGCGTTCGGAAGGGTCACTTGGGCAATTAAGGTATTCATCCCTTCACCTTCCACAAATTTTCTGAGTAGTTCTGCCTTCACTGCTCCTGCCTTTTCCAGATGGAGCTCCTCTAATTCCTTTTTCAACTCATTTCTTTCCTGGATCAATCCTTCCAGAGACTTGGTCAGATCTTTAGGGTTTTTGAGGATTTCTTGAACTTTCTTCAAAAGCTCTTCCTGCTCTCGATAATACCGCTCTGCTGCCTCGGCAGTTACCGCTTCGATTCTTCTCACACCAGATGCGCTGGAACCTTCGGAAACGATTTTGAATAAACCGATTTGGCTTGTTTGGGGTACGTGTGTACCTCCGCAAAGTTCTACAGAGAAATCTCGATCGAA
This genomic window from Algoriphagus sp. TR-M9 contains:
- the gatB gene encoding Asp-tRNA(Asn)/Glu-tRNA(Gln) amidotransferase subunit GatB, with amino-acid sequence MLSEEIRNKYQLVIGLEVHAQLLTESKMFAADANLYGQAPNTQISVITLGHPGTLPKVNRKAIAYAIKMGLACNSQITRHNVFARKNYFYPDLPKGYQLTQDKGPICVGGTVPIELADGTKKEVQLNRVHMEEDAGKSIHLAGEADTLVDFNRAGTPLIEIVTEPDLNSPEEAYAFLVEVKKLVKYLDICDGNMEEGSLRCDANISVRLKEASELGKKVEVKNMNSFRNVFRAIEHEHERLIGLIEAGEEVISETRTFDAATGLTSSMRTKEDLNDYRYFPEPDLSPVVISDEWLNAVKSSMPVLPRDLHKKFVEEYGLPAYDASFLTEAKEVAHWFDELCSKTNNYKAASNWMMGPVKSALNELALQMDDFPVSSQSLASLISLVDENKVSHTAASQKIFPALLQSPNESPLEIAQRMNLIQESDEGSLKPIIEAVLAENAAKVKQYKSGKKGLIGMFMGQVMQKSKGKADPKVATKLLTELLEN